One region of Rhodospirillaceae bacterium genomic DNA includes:
- a CDS encoding porin, protein MRTNLLATTSLLTLMATGLAASPAAASDGVKLSLGGFLRSAYGFTVDDDGDGELGHDSNLDGVGSDGEIFFMGEVALDNGVTVGARVELEAEDDSGDQIDNVYAFFKGGFGDVRIGALDGAAGTMYMLPPGSTANFGPYSPNTIGAVLSPGFFAPELSLALQDAVMKLVYFSPEWNGFSFGLSYTPNDDEKTQSGTDAVASSFHPDRSTGSANHNVAIGLHYDYAGDGWGLSLGGAGYWEGDVEGSSADDTEQAAYNLGANIAIGALEFGVASTYLDDFNGPGEDGLVLGAGFAYTIDAWTIGGGYAYFGTEQEGFQDENLLQRAGLDVSYAMATGIDLDAGIFYS, encoded by the coding sequence ATGCGTACCAATCTGCTGGCCACCACGTCTCTCCTCACGCTCATGGCGACGGGACTTGCGGCATCGCCCGCCGCTGCGTCGGACGGTGTCAAGCTCAGCCTTGGCGGCTTCCTGCGCAGCGCCTATGGCTTCACGGTCGATGACGATGGCGATGGCGAGCTCGGCCATGACAGCAATCTCGATGGTGTCGGGTCCGACGGCGAGATCTTTTTCATGGGCGAGGTGGCGCTGGACAATGGCGTGACCGTCGGCGCGCGGGTGGAACTGGAAGCCGAGGATGATAGCGGCGACCAGATCGACAATGTCTATGCCTTCTTCAAGGGCGGCTTCGGCGATGTCCGCATCGGCGCGCTGGATGGCGCCGCCGGCACCATGTATATGCTGCCGCCGGGATCCACGGCCAACTTTGGCCCCTATTCTCCAAACACCATCGGCGCGGTGCTCAGTCCCGGCTTCTTCGCTCCCGAATTGTCGTTGGCGCTGCAGGACGCGGTGATGAAGCTCGTCTATTTCTCGCCGGAATGGAACGGCTTCAGCTTCGGCCTCTCCTACACGCCCAATGATGACGAGAAGACGCAAAGCGGCACCGATGCGGTCGCCAGCTCGTTCCATCCCGATCGATCGACCGGCAGCGCCAATCACAATGTGGCCATCGGACTGCACTATGACTATGCGGGCGATGGCTGGGGTCTTTCGTTGGGTGGCGCCGGCTATTGGGAAGGTGATGTCGAAGGCTCATCGGCCGACGACACCGAACAGGCCGCCTATAATCTCGGCGCCAATATCGCGATCGGCGCGTTGGAGTTCGGCGTCGCCAGCACATATCTTGATGACTTCAATGGGCCGGGCGAGGACGGCCTGGTGCTCGGTGCGGGCTTTGCCTACACGATCGATGCCTGGACCATCGGCGGCGGCTATGCCTATTTCGGCACCGAACAAGAAGGCTTCCAGGACGAGAACCTGCTGCAACGTGCCGGTCTCGATGTCAGCTATGCCATGGCCACAGGCATCGATCTCGATGCCGGGATTTTCTATAGCTAG